The genomic window TTGTCAATCGCCTCGAGGGCGTCCTCGAAGGCCTCGTACTCGGGGAGATCCTCGGACAGCCCGGAGACGAGCCCGTCGAACTTCCCCTCGAGTTCGATGTAGGCCTGGAAGTTCTCCTTGCCGGTCCCGGTCGCGCGGTCGACGTAGTCCTCGAGGAGGGTCGTCGCGTTCCGGTAGGCCGCCGTCACTTCCTCGACGGTCTCTTCGCCGTGGTCCGCGATCCGTTCGTCGGCCGTCGCGAGTCGCTTCCGGGCGGCTTCGAGGGACTCGAGTGGCGTCGGCTCGCCGGTACGCCGGTCGGGAGCGCTCGAGCCGGCGTCGGCGGGAGGGGCGCGTTCGCTCATCTCACTCGTAGACTGCGTCGGGATCGAACACCTGTTCGCCGACGTTCTCGCCGTCGATCGTCCGGTAGAAACACGACCGGTGGCCGGTGTGACACGCGCCGCCCTCCTGGTCGACCAGATAGAGGAGCGTATCGGCGTCGCAGTCCACCCGGACCTCTTCGACGGCTTGGACGTGGCCGCTCGTCGCGCCCTTCTCCCAGAGCTCGTCCCGACTCCGGGAGTAGTAGTGCGCTCGACCGGTCTCGCGCGTCCGCTCGAGGGCGTCCGGCGAGACGTACGCGAGCATCAGTACCTCGCCGGTGTCGGCGTCCTGTGCCACGGCGGGGACGAGTCCGTCCTCGCCGAAGTCGACCGAAACGTCGTCGTCCATACTCGCGGTATCGGTCGGCCGAGCGATAGGTCTTTTGCCGCTGGTGGCGGCACGCATCGCTGCTCGAAAACGGCGGAATCAAAAAAAGTCGGAGCGGTGTTAGCGGCCGGTCCAACTCCAGCGGCCGAGGAGGAATCGGACGGCCGCGTACACTCGGAACCTGCGACGTCCTCGAGGGCGCT from Natrinema versiforme includes these protein-coding regions:
- the hisI gene encoding phosphoribosyl-AMP cyclohydrolase, producing the protein MDDDVSVDFGEDGLVPAVAQDADTGEVLMLAYVSPDALERTRETGRAHYYSRSRDELWEKGATSGHVQAVEEVRVDCDADTLLYLVDQEGGACHTGHRSCFYRTIDGENVGEQVFDPDAVYE